Genomic DNA from Filimonas effusa:
CGAAAACGGATACCGGGTGGATAGGCGAAAAACAGATCCCCGAAGGCGCCGCACTTATCTGCTTCCGCTTCTACGTTGCCGATACCATCGACAAGGGTAACAGGTGGCCTTATGTATTGCTCATTCATGATAAGAACAAACGTATGACACCCGGCGCATACACCGAATATGCATTGATGCGCCGCAGGGATATAAAAGGATATATGTCCGATCTGGTCCGCCCCGAATCATTGATCGAACCAAGAGTAGCTGTTGCGTTATACGTGGCAAAGGAATGGGGCGACCTCACCGTAAGAAGGAATATGTTCTATCGCATCTGCATGTCTGTGAAAGAATATTTTCCGCCGGAAAAAGGTGACTCCATCATCCGTAAGGGCGCAGCTGAAATAGCAGCGCTGCCCGATATAAAAGAACAGGAACTTCTTACCATTCAGCGTATCTATAGCCGTATTCTGAATAACAATGATGCTGCCGACTCCATAATGAAAATTATCCTGGCGAAATATCCCAACGGCATCGCATTCCGGCAAAAGCAACTGGGCGATGTCTACCGTATCATGGATAAGGAAAAGCATCTTGCCGCATGGGATAAATTCCTGGAAACCTATCCCGCTTCAAAATATAACTGGAACGAGTTTACCGATCCGGTATGGGGTGAGAATTCATTTTTTGCCAATAGCTTCACCTTTCAGGGCAATACAGCATTTATGCAACACAACCTGGCCGAAGTAAAAAGGCTGGGTACGCTGGCGCCATTGGAATTGCTTCCTTACCTGTACATGCATTATGTGATGTTTCCTTTCCACCAGGTACAGCCCATGATCACCGATGCCGAAGCCTACGATATCGCAAAAGTGTATATGGATCGTATGCTGAAACTTCTGAATGATCCCAATCCCGAAGTGTCCAAACGCGGCATCTATGCGCCTTCCGAATGGCCTCGTCCCTTCATGGTAAAAGATTATGAGGTGTTCGCACATCATGTGAAACTGCTTTTCGAAAACAGGGAATATGCCGCCGCCTCGAAATTGGCTGCGCAGGTATTTGACATTATCCGCTACAGCGATGTTGTCTTTAACGATGTTTATGTAAAGCTCCTGCTACGCGAAAAGAAAAATAAGGAAGCATTGGAATACATCCATGGTGCAATTTATGCAAATGCCTTTACCGCCGAAATGATAAAGACCCTGAAAGCTGATTATCTCAGGAATGGAAAGGATGAAAAAAACTTCCCTGCTTATGTGATATCCCTGAAATCAAAAGAAAGCATAGAGAAAGAACAGCAGGCCATCCGTAAAGCAATGGTTACTGTTCCGGCACCTGCCTTCAGCTTGTCTGATAAAAACGACAATAAAGTATCATTGGCCGGATTGAAAGGCAAGATTGTAGTGCTCGATTTCTGGGCTACCTGGTGCCATCCTTGTAAAGCAGCCATGCCAGGCATGCAAATGGCAGTGGATCACTTCAAAAATGACAAGGATATCGCTTTCTATTTTATCTCTACACTCGAACAGAATCCCCGTTATAAAATAATGGCCGACTCTTTTGTTACGGCTAAAAAATATGACTTTACCGTACTATTCGATAATAAAACGGATAGCTCAGACAGAAACGACCAGGCCTTCGAAGAATATAGGAAAGTGCTGCACTTCAACGGTATCCCCGAAAAAGTGATCATCGATAAAAATGGCATCATTCGCTGGTGGTCAAGTGGTGGATCTGAAAATCATATTGCGCTTGCCGAAGAGATCAAATATGTTGTCGAACTCCTGAAGAACGAGCCGGAGAGTAAAGCGACGGCAAAATAAGTGGTGCCCAAACGACTGGAACGAGTACAAAGAACCTGCTAACAAAAGCCGTATTACCGGTAGCGCCGGGAAGCTCCTTCCCGGCGCTGGCACCGCAGGCATACAAAGCCCGTCTCTTCACTGCGCCGCCGCCGCTTGTTTACTAAAGAGTGATGATGTTCAGCCTGATGCTCCCGTCAGGGCTATTGTTTCATTTGTCTTTGCGTGAATAAAAAACACTTTATAGATTTTTATCTGTAACAAAGAATTGTAAAAATATTTTAACAGAAAGTTTGGATATTAAAGAATTCAATTATCTTTGCCTCAGCAAAATAAAAAGAAATGGTACGTCTACATTTAAATATAAATAGGCAAGTAAGCTTTGGTCCTCTTGGACTTGGCGGCTGCGGGGTTAGTAGCGTATATAAGTAGAGCATATAAACTCATTATATAGGAACCCCGCGCTACTGCGGGGTTTTTTATTACCTGCCTTATAAGATAATCCCACACTGTAATACTTCATATCTGCATCGGCTGAATGGCAATGGATCAGCTGTATGTGAAGCCATGTATTGCATTCAACTCATTACTGCCGGTAGTTGACGCTGCCTGCAAAAAAGCTTCCTTAACGGGAAGATGGCATGTATGCTGTAACAGCGGCGAAGCCAGGGCTTCTGTATAGCCCGGCAGTGCAACAGGTATGCCTGCTTGTATACTGTTGTCTGTTGCAGGTATGGGCCACCAGGACGTGTGTTGAAGGTTCAATTCCTTCTATGGTTAAGTGCCATATAGCTCAAATGGTTAGAGCAACCATCCATTCATGTGGGTTCGAATCCCATGTCTCATCCTGTGAGATTGGCGGAATTGGTAACGCAAAGCACTTAGGATGCTTGAATCAGGGAAGCCGGTATCGCTTCTTTAAAATAGATACCACGAAAGACAGCTTTGTTTTCCCGGCTTTGTAATCGACTGCCGGGGGGCAAGGTCAGCAAAGCAACTGGTATAACACCAGCAGACGCCTGTCGGTTTTATCTGCTGTTATTGCTAAACATAAATGAACAATAACCACGTTAATGCCAAAGAAGGTCTCCGTGATCTTACTGGTGGGAAAACAAACGCTGTCTTTTTAATTTGTTCACAACTAAAACAATATAAAATGAAAAGGGTAAGAGTAAATGCCCTCCAGGTAGCGCTGGTGTTTAAAAGAGGTCGCTACCTGCGTATGCTTACAGAGGGTGTTTATTGGCTTGGTTTTTCCGAAAAGCTGATGGTATATAATACAACAGAACAATTTATACCTGGTTACGAACTGAATGTTCTGTTACAGGATAAGCAGCTGGCCGATGCACTGCATGTGGTTGAAGTAAGCAATACCGAACTGGTGCTTCTGTACGAAAACGGGCTCTTCAAAAAAGTGCTCACAGCAGGCAGGTATGCCTTCTGGAAACATCCCGTACAATATCAGTTTGTTAGGGCCGATCTGTCTGAAATCGAGATCACTGAAAATATTAACCGTGCTATCCTGCTCGATAAGCTGGTGGCGCCTTATGTTCGCACCGTTACGGTAGAAAGTTATGAACTGGCGCTCCTGTATATCGATGGTAAGTATGTGCGTGTTCTTGAGCCTGGTGTTTATTACTGGTGGAAGAATAACATTGCTATTACACTGCAGCGTGCCGATATGAGACTGCTTCAATTGGAGATCAATGGACAGGAGATGCTCACGCGCGATAAGGCTGCACTCCGTATAAATGCATATGCGCAATACAGGGTAACCGATATCGAAAAAGCAATGCAGAACAAAGAGTACGAAAAACAAATCTACGTCTTGTTTCAGCTTGCATTAAGGGCATATACAGGTACACTTACGTTCGATGAGTTGCTGGAAAGAAAGGATGCTATTGCTCCTTTTGTACTTGACAACTTAAAGGCAAAAACAGAAGCAATGGGCTTAACTGTTTATGACTTCGGTATCAGGGATATTATCCTGCCTGGCGATGTAAAAGACATCATGAACCAGGTGCTGGTAGCCGAAAAAAGAGCGCAGGCAAATGGCATCACAAGGCGGGAGGAAACTGCAAGTACACGTAGCTTGCTGAATACAGCAAAGCTGATGGAAGAAAACCAGATGCTGTGGAAGCTGAAAGAAATGGAGTACGTTGAAAAGATCGCTGAAAAGATCAGTACGATCAGTGTCAACGGCAACGGACAATTACTCGATCAGTTGAAACAAGTGTTTATTTCCAATAAATAGAAGAGGAGGGTAACCTCCTCTTTTTATTTTTAACATTTGTTACTGATATTATTTTATTCTTTGTATTAAAGTGAATTTTATTCGGTGAACCACTCTTTGTTTTCAGTGAGTCTGAAAAGTTCAATTCCCACATTAATGTATGTTGCTTGCACCAACCATCACAAATATGAATTTTGTGTAAAAAAAACGAAACTTATTGTCTTACACTAGCTTACCTGCATCGTCGTAAATCGCTCAAATGGCCGCTGCTATTGCATTCTTGCGCATGGAACCCTATCTTAGCATATATGAAGAAAATAAGAGCAGGCCTGCTTGGCTTTGGTAAAACAGGTAGTTTGGTAGCTAGAGAGCTATTGAACGATGCCCGCTTTAACCTGAGCTGGGTGATCAGGAGATCAGGACATGAAAAGGGCAAATTCGCTAGTAAGTTGTTAGACTTTAACTACGATAGCGCCCGCGTGTATGCTGCCAGTCAGATCAGCGACAGTTTTCATGACGATCACCCTGTAGACGTAATTATTGATTTCTCAGGTCCTTCAGGTGTATCCCTTTACAGGAAGCCTGTACAGAATGGAGTGAAGATTGTATCCGCCATCTCAAAGTATGAGCCCGCACAGATCAGTCAGATCCGCGAGTATGCAAATCATACAGCTATAGTACATTCTCCCAACATTACTGTTGGTGCAAACTTCCTGATAGTGGCCTCCCGCTTACTGCAAAAGATTGCACCCCATGCCGATGTGGAAATAGTGGAGTCTCATTTCAAAGACAAACCCGAAGTATCAGGAACTGCACTGAAAATGGCCGATGCATTAGGTGTTGAAGGAGAAAGGGTACATTCCCTCAGGGCCGGAGGTATTGTAGGTAAACATGAAGTTGTTTTTGGTTTGCCCAACCAAACCATACGCCTCATTCACGAAAGTATTCACCGCTCCGCATTCGGACAAGGCGCCATCTTCGCAGCACTATGGCTGCAGGATAAAAGCCGTGGCTTATTCTCCATGGAAAATATCTTCGCTAACATCCTCGGCGGTCAATCTTTCTACTAAATAATGCCGGACTGCACTTAAGTAGTCCGGCTTTACCGCCAGCGCCCTTCCAAACTCCATCGGAAATTTCCCGATTTCGGCAGCAATCCCGCTGCACTTCCCTGACATTTGTAGTTCGTTTCCTGTTGGATTGCATTTTTCATTGAACAAGAAAACTCGTATCACGGTATGGCTGCTGTGGCTAAAAAGAAAAAATCAAACCGTTCCCTGTTCTATCGTATATCGGCATGGCTGCATCTGTGGCTGGGGTTGATAACCGGTATTATCGTTATCATCGTTTGCCTTACCGGCTGTATCTGGTGTTTCAATGAAGAGATCACTTCCATCCTTGAACCTGAAACACGCGTCGCAAAGCAGGAAAAACCGGTCCTGCCGCCTTCCCGCCTGATGGCGATCGCTGCTTCCGAACTCAAAGATTATCGTGTCACAAATTATAGCGTTTACCAGGGCAAAGTTTTCGAAGTCTATGCCCAGCCGCTAAACGTCAAAAGCAATGCAGGTAACGCCAGGCTTTATATCGATCCCTACACCGGTCAGGTAATTAAAAAACGCATTTACGAAAAAGGAGAGGTGCCTTTCTTCCGCTGGATCCTCAACGGCCACCGTTTCCTCTGGTTCCCATGGAAATTAGGCCGCCCTATAGTGAATTATAGCATCCTCATCTTTGTAATTACACTCATCACCGGCATTGTGTTATGGTGGCCGCGAAAATGGACGAAAGCAACCCGTGAACAGGCTTTTAAGGTCAAATGGACAGCAAGTCTCAAACGTGTCAACTACGACCTGCACAATGTCTTTGGCTTTTATTCCCTGCTCATACTCCTGGTCATTTCGCTGACAGGAATGGTATGGGGCATCGAATGGTTCAGTAAAGGAACCTATTGGCTGACAACAGGTGGACAAACCTTACCGCCTTACTCGACCGTATCCTCCGATACAACAAGGCCGGGTAAAGGTTATCTCCCCGAACAGGCGGCAGACATTGTATGGAACAAAGTTGTATCCGCCCACCCGGGAGCAACCGGCTTTTATATGTCATTACCCGATACGGCTGAGCGCAAGTCTTCATTCTTCGTATCTGTTTATCCCAAACGTGGCGTGTTCTATAATTTCAAACGATATACCTTCGATCAGTACAATGTAAAGGAACTGAAGCCCGAGAAAGAAGGCGTCTACGATATGTCATACGAAACAGCCTCCGTAGGCACAAAGCTCCGCCGTCTTAACTACGACATTCATGTCGGAGCTATCCTGGGCCTGCCCGGCAAATTCCTGGCCTTCTTTGCCAGTCTTATCGGCGCCTCTTTACCCATTACCGGCTTCATTATCTGGTGGGGCAAAAAGAAAAAGAAGAAAGGCGGCAAACACCAGCGCAAAACAGTGCTCTCCCAACACAAAACTCACGCATCAGCCTAAATAACAATCACCGTTATAGAACAAAAAGTCTTCCCGCCTGACGCAGGAAGACTTTTTAATAAGCAGGGGATAGGGTTGTTTAAGAAATTAATCGTATTTATCTTTTACATATTTCGAAATATAGGTGCTCAAACCCTTCCCCGCAGCAGCTAACTGTTTCATCTTTTCAACATGGCGCATACCTGCCCCCTCGTAACTATAAGTATACGTTCTGTCTCCTCCGGAGAATTTAACAACGATGTAAGCATTACCTGTTTCGTATCCCAGGACGCCTGAGTTTCCGCTTAAATTCTTATACCGTTTCATAATAGGCTCATTGGCTTGCGAATTACTATAACTTCTCTACTCCAAGAAAGTTAAGGATGATTTTCTCTGCTTCGTCTTTCGAACTGGCATAAGGATGTAATTCAAAACGCTTTACTTTGGAGGCCTCCAGCCACTCTGTCCAGAATAATTGAATGATCTCCATATCTGTAGGCAGCACAGTGGCAGTACCGCCTTTCGATAAAGAACGATCATATAATTCCATTACTAACACCTCAAGGTTCTTTAGGTTTTCATTGGCCACAGGTTTTATCTGGAATTTTTTACTTTTCCTTAAAAAGTCCCGCATATTAGTTACCCCCGACGATAGATAAGCTTTTCTAAACCGGTCAATGGTGTTTTTGCTTAAGTCAACACCTTGCCCGAATATCCCTGCTTCAATATACCCGTCTGTCGCTAAGATCAGTACATTCCGATAGGTATTAATGAAAACATTCGATTCATACCTCACAGCCGCTTCAGGCGCAAGCACACGTTTGTTGTCTATTCCCTGGTTAAAATAACTCCAGATATCTGCACCAAAGTTCTCCTTTGCCGCAAGCCCGTTCATTTTCTGGAATTCAGCTCTCATGTCGCCAATGTCTTTCCTTAATGTTTCTTTTACTCCATTTCTCTCCGCTATATAGGCGATCCGCTCATTTTGATTTTTGAACCTTCCGAAATCAATAAAAAGCTTATCCGTATTTACCGCATATTGAGTGATCAGGCCTTTGTTGATAAAGTCAACGAGTAATTTATCTTTTTGATTTTCCGATCTTTTGCAGCGAAGGATCGAAGGGTAAAGATTTTGAGTGACAATGGAAAGAATATCCCCGTCGTTAAGTGGTCTTTTATAAAGAGTTGGATTGACCCGATTTGACAAATCAGAAGAAAAAATAAGATTGAAATGTACCGTATTGTAGGTTTTGCCGGCAGCTGCCACGTGCATAGCAGGTTCTGTCATCTGGCATTGCAGAAAGGAAAGCAGTAACAGCGATCCTGCGAAAATGAGTTTATGCATCTTGGTTGATTTTTACACGTTTGTCAATGACATTGCTGGCAAGTTTTTCGTCTTGCCACTCTGTTGCAACCTGGGCAGCCTGGCTTGCCTTAAGACTCGCCTTCGATACGGCATATTCCTGGAACAGCAGATCATTCCATCCCTCCAGGAATATATTGATGCGGTCTTTTAATGCGTCAAGGGAAATACGGATATTATCCGACTGCACACGTGTTGTATAAATCGCCGCAATTCTGTCTATTGTTGCAGACGCCTGAATAAGTTGTTGTTTTCTCTTTTGAAGATCCTGGTTTAATGATTGCGGAAGGTTCGATAGCTCAAGATCTATATGTTTTATTTCCGCTTTTAATTGT
This window encodes:
- a CDS encoding TlpA family protein disulfide reductase, whose amino-acid sequence is MVKMNSFTHANRLMAAGMLVFCLHGKAQQPAQQPVQQAQQSQQVQQSLQQAQAPQLPPVFSWDKPVLYHGDTLHVVYRPRGPVNTPVKGFAYLYKNFEWKGYDLSLTKTDTGWIGEKQIPEGAALICFRFYVADTIDKGNRWPYVLLIHDKNKRMTPGAYTEYALMRRRDIKGYMSDLVRPESLIEPRVAVALYVAKEWGDLTVRRNMFYRICMSVKEYFPPEKGDSIIRKGAAEIAALPDIKEQELLTIQRIYSRILNNNDAADSIMKIILAKYPNGIAFRQKQLGDVYRIMDKEKHLAAWDKFLETYPASKYNWNEFTDPVWGENSFFANSFTFQGNTAFMQHNLAEVKRLGTLAPLELLPYLYMHYVMFPFHQVQPMITDAEAYDIAKVYMDRMLKLLNDPNPEVSKRGIYAPSEWPRPFMVKDYEVFAHHVKLLFENREYAAASKLAAQVFDIIRYSDVVFNDVYVKLLLREKKNKEALEYIHGAIYANAFTAEMIKTLKADYLRNGKDEKNFPAYVISLKSKESIEKEQQAIRKAMVTVPAPAFSLSDKNDNKVSLAGLKGKIVVLDFWATWCHPCKAAMPGMQMAVDHFKNDKDIAFYFISTLEQNPRYKIMADSFVTAKKYDFTVLFDNKTDSSDRNDQAFEEYRKVLHFNGIPEKVIIDKNGIIRWWSSGGSENHIALAEEIKYVVELLKNEPESKATAK
- a CDS encoding slipin family protein; its protein translation is MKRVRVNALQVALVFKRGRYLRMLTEGVYWLGFSEKLMVYNTTEQFIPGYELNVLLQDKQLADALHVVEVSNTELVLLYENGLFKKVLTAGRYAFWKHPVQYQFVRADLSEIEITENINRAILLDKLVAPYVRTVTVESYELALLYIDGKYVRVLEPGVYYWWKNNIAITLQRADMRLLQLEINGQEMLTRDKAALRINAYAQYRVTDIEKAMQNKEYEKQIYVLFQLALRAYTGTLTFDELLERKDAIAPFVLDNLKAKTEAMGLTVYDFGIRDIILPGDVKDIMNQVLVAEKRAQANGITRREETASTRSLLNTAKLMEENQMLWKLKEMEYVEKIAEKISTISVNGNGQLLDQLKQVFISNK
- a CDS encoding 4-hydroxy-tetrahydrodipicolinate reductase; its protein translation is MKKIRAGLLGFGKTGSLVARELLNDARFNLSWVIRRSGHEKGKFASKLLDFNYDSARVYAASQISDSFHDDHPVDVIIDFSGPSGVSLYRKPVQNGVKIVSAISKYEPAQISQIREYANHTAIVHSPNITVGANFLIVASRLLQKIAPHADVEIVESHFKDKPEVSGTALKMADALGVEGERVHSLRAGGIVGKHEVVFGLPNQTIRLIHESIHRSAFGQGAIFAALWLQDKSRGLFSMENIFANILGGQSFY
- a CDS encoding PepSY-associated TM helix domain-containing protein, whose amino-acid sequence is MAAVAKKKKSNRSLFYRISAWLHLWLGLITGIIVIIVCLTGCIWCFNEEITSILEPETRVAKQEKPVLPPSRLMAIAASELKDYRVTNYSVYQGKVFEVYAQPLNVKSNAGNARLYIDPYTGQVIKKRIYEKGEVPFFRWILNGHRFLWFPWKLGRPIVNYSILIFVITLITGIVLWWPRKWTKATREQAFKVKWTASLKRVNYDLHNVFGFYSLLILLVISLTGMVWGIEWFSKGTYWLTTGGQTLPPYSTVSSDTTRPGKGYLPEQAADIVWNKVVSAHPGATGFYMSLPDTAERKSSFFVSVYPKRGVFYNFKRYTFDQYNVKELKPEKEGVYDMSYETASVGTKLRRLNYDIHVGAILGLPGKFLAFFASLIGASLPITGFIIWWGKKKKKKGGKHQRKTVLSQHKTHASA